The following nucleotide sequence is from Achromobacter spanius.
CAGCGGACAGAATACAAGAATCCGCTCGCGGCAAACGCTATCGTCTTGACGGCGTAGGGGCAAGGCGCCGACATCCCAAGAAAAAACGGGCCCGCAGGCCCGTCCTGGCGCGGCCCAGGCAATTACTTGCCGCGCTTGGCGCCGGGGCCGGCGTCGATCTTGGCTTGCTGGGCCTGCAGCGAATCAATCTGGCGCTGCAAGTCACGCAGTTGCTGGCGCACGTCCTTTTGCTGGTCGGCCAGCGCGGTGGTTTCCTGACGCGATTGTTCCTGGCGCGCCGCCACCTGCTGTTCCTGCTGCATGCGCAAGGCACGGTCGGCCTGCAGCGTGCTGAGCTGCGCGCTGCGGCTGGCCAGCAGCTTTTCGGCATGCGCGTATTCGGCTTGCAGCTTGATGCGCTTGATGTCGACTTCGGCCAGCTCGGCCGACTGCGCGGCAAACGCGCGGTAGGTGGATTCGGCCTGCTTTTCGGACACCGTCTTCAGCACGCGCCAAAAATCCTTTTGCTGGAACAAGGCCACGTAATAAGTCAGGTCTTCGGGCTTGAACAGCAGGCTGGCGCCATACGTGCCGTTATAGGCCGTGCGCAGTTCCGAAACCTGGCGGCTTTGGATGAGATCTTGCAATTCGGCCACCGTGGAAGCCGGTCGCGCGGGCGCGGCCGGGGCGGCGGGCGGGGTTACCGGCTTGGCAGCGGCTTGCGGATCTTCGACCTGCTTGACCGTGGGCCTCGGCGCTTCGGGCTGAGCGCTGGCGCACGCCGCCAAGCCGGACAATGCCGTGCCTAACAGCGCCATGCGTGTGGCGGCACGGATAAATTGGACGTTCATGCCTTCCCCAAAAAAATCGTTGCGGAACTATAGCAATTTATTTCGCTCGCGGCTGATCCGCTTACATTAGCCGCCAGCGGATTGTCGCCCCCTAGGGCCTTCCCCAATTGCGGCAATCAAGATGCCTCGACGACCCCTTCCGCCGTTTCACCCTGGCCACCGCCCAAATGCAGTTTTCGCATCTTTTCCCATAGCACCTTGCGGCTGATGCCCAGCGTGTTGGCGGTGTCCTGGCGGCGCCAGCCGTTGACGTCCAAGGCCGCCAGGATGCGGGCGCGCTCGGCTCGTTCCGCGTCCGTGAACACCGGCGGTTCGCACAGCGTGCTGGGGCCTCCCAAGGCGCCCGCGGCGCGCAGCGGTTCGGCGATCTGGTCAAAAATACGTTCGATGCGGGCCTGGTCCCAGGCCTGGAATTGCCGGCGCATGATGGCCACGCGTTCAGCCACGTTGGACAGCTCGCGCACGTTGCCCGCGTATCGGGTGCGCGCCACACGGTCCAGCAGCCAATCCGGCGGCTCGCCCTCGCCGCCCATGCGTTCGAGCAGCGCGCGAAAAATAGCGATCTTTTCTTCGCCGCCGCGCTGCTCCAGGTTGGGAATGCGCAGTTCGATCACCGCCAGGCGGTAATAGAGGTCCGCGCGGAATTCGTCCTGGCCCACCAGCACGCGCAGGTCTTTGTTGGTGGCCGCGACCAGGCGGAAATCCACTGGTATCTCGACCGTCGAGCCCAGCCGCGTCACCGCGCTTTGCTCCAGCACGCGCAGCAGCTTGACCTGCTGATACAGCGGCAGATCGCCGATTTCGTCCAGGAACAGCGTGCCGCCGTTGGCCTGTTCGAAGTAGCCCTTGTGCGCGCCGACCGCGCCGGTGAAGGCGCCCTTGGCGTGGCCAAAGAAATGCGCTTCAAACAGTCCTTCCGGAATGGCGCCGCAGTTGACAGCCACGAAGGGGCCATCGGACCAGGCGGCGCGGTCGTGCAGCAGCCGCGCAATGCGTTCCTTGCCCACGCCGGTTTCACCGTGAATCAACGCGTTGCTGCGGCAATCGGCAAACAGCTCGGCTTCGGCCAGCAGCGCCCGCATGGGCTCGGAAACGGCAATCAGCGGCTGTTCGCGCTTGGGCGCGGATCGGTTGAACTGGTCCAGCGTGCCCAACAGCTCATACAGCAGCTTGCGCAAATCCGCCGAGGTGAAGGACAGCGGCAGCGTATAGGAATATTCAGGCGGGTAATAACGCGGATCGCGTCCGCGCGCCTCGGCCGACACCCAGATCACCGGCATGGCTTGGGCCGACAACCAGTCGTAGCCGCTGAAGCGGTTGTCGCCCATGACCGACACCGATACCAGGGCCACCGCCGGGCGCGTCGGGTCGCGTGGCGGCGGGAAGGCCGTGCCGGCGTCCGCGCGCACCAGCGTCACGTCCATGCCGGCCAGACAGCGTTCCGCGCGGCCGGCAATGTCCGAGGTGCCTTCCCAGACGTACACATCGAACTCATCGCGGGTAAATTTCTGTGTCATCGCAGACACCATGCCGGCAAGGAAGGGGCGAAGTTCAAAAGCATCCTCATCAGTACACCAAGCGGGGTTGGCCGCAATCGACGGACAGCAGCGATACGTCGGTCTGGCCGACGCTGACGCCCAGCATGTCCAGCAACTGTTGCAGCAGCGCCGACAGGGGCGACAGCACCGGCTGCAACAGATTCACTACGATGGACAACACCCCGCCCACCTGCGAACTGCCGTCCAGCGCCAGCGCCGCCACCGAATTGATGCGGCACTGCCGGATCGCGCTGGGCGTGATCGCCAGCGTGCAGACCAGGTCATTCACGGGCGCCACCAGCAGCGACGTCAGGATATTGCCCACCAGTTGCAGCGTGCCGCCCAATACGCCCGTCAAGCCGCCCGTGGACAGCCGGTTGCCCAACTGATCCAACGCGGCCGAGGACCACTGCATGTCATTGAATACCTGCGTGATGGACTTGCCGGCATTGCTGCCGCCGCCGCCAACCAGGTTGGTGGCAAGCGCCGCGCGCTCCGCCGCGGTCAGCGGCGTTCCGGAACTGAAAAGGTCGCCCAGGATGCCGCCCACCACGGCATCCGCCAGGTTCGAGGCCAAGCCGCCCAGATCGATGGACGTGGCGTTCACCGTCTGCTTGGACGGCGCGCCCGGTGGTTCCGTCAGCGTGACCGACACCGGCGCCGCGGAATTGAAAACCGGCAAGGTGACCTTGGCGGTCAGGGGCAGAATGCCCAGCACGTTCAACACCTGATGGCGCTGGATGGCGCCAAACGAACCGGGTTCGCAGCTATTGGTCAGCGACACGAAATTCGCGGCGTTCTGATCCGTGTTTGACGTCATGCCCGGAAAGCGTCCCAGGCAGATGTTGGCCGCCGACGCGGTCACCGCGATGGTGGCCTGGTGCTCCGTCAAGGGCGCCTGGCACAGGTTGGTCAGCGTGCCGGTGGATTGCGCCACATCGATGATGATGGGCAGGTCGACCCGCGTGCCCAACGTATTCGCCAGCAAGGGCCCCACCAGCGGAATGTTGCTGGTGTTCACGCGCAGGTAGACGCGTATGCCCGCGCTGGTGGCCTGGGCGCCAATACCGCCGATGGCCAGCGTGGGCGGTTCCACCACGCGCACCCGGGCATCCACGCCCAGCAGCGGCACGCTCAAGCCCAGGTTGATCAGGTTCTCCCCGTTGGCCACGACCAATGCGGTTTCCAACAGGTTCAGCGCGTTCACGTTCGCCGCCAGCGCGCCCGTGGCGTCTCCCCCCACCACCGACAGACCCAGCACACCGCCATCGCCAAACAGCTTCACGGGCAGGTTCAGCGGCATCACCGCCAGCACCGTGTTGATGGCGTCGCTGATCAGGCCGATGTCGGCCGCCGCCGTGCCGCTTTGGTTGACGACCGTCAGCGTGGCTTGCAGCAACTGGCCCAGGGTCAGATTGTCGAGCGCCGCCAATTCCGCTGGCGTGCCCACGCCGGTAGCCACCGACAGCGGCAAGCCCAGCGCCTGCAGCAGGCCTGACGGCGTGATATTGACGCTGGCCAGGCCCGCCGCGTCCAGCACGTCCAACTGCGCGGGCGAGGCGCCCACGGTCGACAGCAATTGCGACAGCAGCCCGCCGCGTTCCAGGCGCAGCAAGCGCGAACCCACCGTGAATGCCGCCACGGGTTGCGTATTGGTGGCGACGGCGCTGACCGATACGGTCGTGCTCAGCCCCAGGGTGCCGAACAGGCTGGCGAGTTGCTTGCGAATGGTCAGGCGCACGGCGTTGAGCGTCTCCGCGCCGGCAGGGTCGAACACATGCATGCCGCTCGCGTCGGCGCGGGTGGAGTCCCACCGCTTGCACTCCACCGTGATGTCGTCAGCGGCGAAGGTGTCAAAAATGTTGGGCAGGTTCGCCAAGGCGGACGTCTTGCCGGCGGCAGCGGCCCGGGTGCAATCCGCTGGCGACCCCATGCCCAGCACCTGTACCGCCGACAGTGCCGCCAGGTCCGCGGCCTTTTGCACTTCGCGTTTCATGTAGTAGCCGTAGCCCAACTGCGCCACGCCCAGCATCGCCACGCCCACCAGCACCGCGAACACGACGGCCACGGCCATGCTGCCGCGCTGGCGGAGCAAGGACACACCACGATGAGGTCTGGCGGGCATGGGTGGGCAATCCTGGATTGCAATGCAATGAAGGCGGATCGGGGTTCAGTTGGTGCTTTTGGTCTCTACGCGCTTTTGCAGATACTCCGGAATCGGGTGCGAAAAACTTTCCAGATAGCGGTTCCAGGCGGCGGTCGAGACCGGCCCCAGCACGGGCAACATGGCGCCGGCGCGGCGGCCGTCCGCCTGCGCGGCCAACAAGCCTCGCGTGACGTCACCGAACGCTTCCTCGGCCGGCGCGGCGGCCTGGGTACTGGTTGATGCGGGCTGCGCGACTTGCGTAGACGTGGCGGCGGTCGCTGCCGGCTGCGGCATTGGCGTCTGCACCTGCTGCACAACGGGCCGCGAGGGCAGTGGCGCCCGCGGCAAGGCCTGAGCTGGCGCCGCAGCGGTCGCGCCGCCAGTCATGCCGCCAGTCAGCGGCGCGTTCGACTGCGCCTGGCTGGCCAACGGCGCCAGGGCCGTCAGCGCAGCGGCCAAGGCGGCGGCCAATGCGATGGATGCGGAATAACGGGAGTCAGACATGGATCTCTTCCTGAATACGGGTTAGCGCACGATGGGCCCATTGCCCAGGCCTTCCATCAACGGACTCATCACTGGCATCACGATGCCGCCGCCACTGGACACGCGGGTTGCCGACGCATCAGCCGCCACGGGCACCGGCATCGGCGCACGCTGGGTGCGGATGTCAGACGCCATGCGCAGCACCTGGTTGCGCGCCTCGTCGCTGAGCCTGGCCTGATCCATCAGCCGTTGCGCCCGCACCGGCTCGCCTTCCACCAGCAGCAGCACGGCCAGATTGGCCAGCACCTTGCCGTTGTCGGGCGCCAGTTCGGCCGCCTGCCCCAAGGGCACGCGCGCACCGGCCGGGTCCCCCGCGCGCAGCCGCGCATAACCCAGGTCGCCCAGAATGCGCGGATCCATCGGCGACAGCTTGGCCGCGCGCGCGAAGTCATCGGCGGCCTGCTCGAACTGGCCGCGAGAGCCGGCGATCAAGCCCAGGCCATGCCAGCCGTCGGCCGCCTGATCGGTGCCCAGCAGCGCGCGATACGCCTGTTCGCTCATCGCCGTCTGGCCGGTCTGGCGCAAGGCTTCCGCACGCAACACCGCCACCCGCGCGTCGTTGCCGAACTTCTGCCGATAGGCGTCGATATACGCCAGGGACGCAAAATACCGCTCTTGGCGCTGCGCCTCGGCAATCAGCGACAACATCATCTCGGGCTCTTTGGGGCGCCCCTTGGCATCGGCCTCTTCTTCCTTCTGCCGCGCCAGCGCCTGTTCCTGCTGTTGCTGCTGGATCAACTGCCAGGCCGACTCCGCGCTATTGGTCTTGCATCCGGCAAGGCCCGCGCCGGCAGCCACCGTCGTCGCCATCAGCGTCCACCGCAACACACGCGCCTTGCTCTTGATTCCGTCAGCCATTACATCCCCCCCATGCGCGACATGCCGCGCAATACCGCGATGAACCCCGCCCCGCCCGTCACGATCAACAGCGCGGGCAGCAAGGTCACGATCATGACCCCCGTCATCTTCACGGTGGTCTTGCCGACCTTTTCCTTCAGTTCCAACCTGCGCTTGTCGCGCAAGCGCTCACCAAAGCGGTTCAAGGGCTCTTGCACGGCGCCGCCATGCTGATCCACTTGCGCAATCAGCCGGCAGATGGCCGACAGGTCGTCGTTGTCGAAGCCCGAGGCCAGCCGCGCCAGCGATTGCTCGCGGCTGCGGCCACGCACATGCAGTTCAGACGCCAGCCGCAGTTCGTGCGACAGCACCGGCAGCACCTGCGCGAATTCCTTTATCAGCACCTGCATGCTTTGGTCGATGGACAGGCCCACTCCTTGCAGCAAGCGCAGCAGGTCGATCAGCAGCGGCAATTCGTCGCCGGCCATGCGCTTGCGGCGCGCCAGACGCCGGCTGACCACCCATTTGGGCAGCATGTAGCCGATAGCGAAGCCGAAGAACGCGGCGATCAAGCCGCCCATCGGAGAGTCGATCAACTGCTTCTGCTGGTTGAGCAGCACCGCCGCGATGGGCAGCAAGATGGCCAGGCCGAAGCGCGCCACCACAAAGCGCGACCGCGCGGTGCCAGAGTTGGCATAGCCCGCCATGTCGACCATCTTGCGGTCCTCGGCGGCCAGCAGCGTGTCGGCAAGACGGCCTTCGCTCAAGCGCTTGCCGAACGCATCGGCAGCACGGGTGGCCGATGAAAACCGCCCTTCTCCCGTGTCGGCGGGCATCGTGCCCGCCGCCGCGCCAGGGTTCTGGCGCGTCGCCAGCGCCTGATCGATCACCTGGCGGCTGCGGCTCTGCCCGCGCAGGCGCCGCACCATGCCGATGCCCAGCACCAGCAGCGCCGCGGCCACCAGCAACAAGCCTGCCGCCAGCACGGTTGAGGCCTTCCAGGATTGCAGCATCTCCATCGTCGCCATCCCTTAAATTGACTTGGCCATGCGATACAGCCAATAGCAGCCGCCAATCTGCAACACCACGGCGGTGAGCAGCATCTTGAAGCCCAGCGGGTCTTCCCACAGCCCCATGAAAAGCTTGTTGTTGGCCACGATGATGAAGCCGGCGATGCCCACTGGCAGCAAGGCCAGGATCCAGGCGGACAAGCGCACCTCGGCGGAACTGGCCGTCAATTCGTTGCGGGCCTGGGCCACGTCGCGCATGAACGCGGCCATGCGTTCCAGCACCTGGTCGCTACGGCCGCCGAAGCGCATGGCCAGCGACACCACCGCGGCCACCATGTACAGCTCTTTCAAGCCGTACATGCGCGACACCTGCACCAGCGCCGCGTCCAGTTCCTTGGCCGACCGGCTCAGGCTGGCCGCCGTTTCCACCACTTCCAGCAAGGGCTGGTCGGTGGAGGCCGCCGCCGTCTGGAATGCCGCGCCCATGCTGTTGCCGATGGTGATCAGGCGCACGATGTTGTCCAGGAAGGCGGGCAGTTGGGAGATCATCCGACGCCTGCGTTTGTCGGCGCGCAGCCAGAGCAGAAAGTACGTCAGCACGGCCAGCATGATGAAAGAGACCACGCCGGACAGGGGGCCCAAAAACACCCAGGCCAGCACCGTGCCCGCCGCCACGGGAATGGCGATCCGCAGATAGAAGCCCACGCTTTGACGCACGCCCGCCAGCAGCAGCAGGCGGTCCCAACTGGAAAAGCCGCTGCGCAGCGCGCGCCCGCCTTCGGCGAACGGTGCAGCTTCGACCGCTTCACGACCCCGCTTGAGCTGGTTGTCCAGGAACGCCGAGCTGGCGGCGCGCCGCGCGCCGCTATTGGCGTGGCGCCACAGCAGCACCGCGCCAGAAGCCAGCACCAATGCCAACGCAGCCAGGATCAAAGCGTCTTGCATCAGCGCCTCCGGCTCCAGAATCCACCGCCGCCCCCGTCGTTGTCTCCCGGGGGAGCGTCATGGGTGCGTGCGTCGTTGCGCAGTTTCGCCAGCTTGGGCGTGTGCGGGTGTATGCCCAGCCAGTTCCAACGGTCTTTTTCCTCGCCCTCGGGCGTGGTGAAGGTTTCGTGGCGGTACAGTTCCTGCGTCGAAATGACGTTATCGCCCATGCCGGTGACTTCGGTTACCGACAGCACGCGCCGCTTGCCGTTGGACAGGCGGCCGATCTGCACAATGAAGTCCAGCGCGCTGGCGATCTGCCGGCGCAAGCTGTCTTCGCTACCTTGAAAGCCCGCGAAGCCCGCCAGCATTTCGATGCGGTACAGGCATTCGCGCGCGGAGTTGGCGTGGATGGTGGCCATGGAGCCTTCGTGGCCGGTGTTCATGGCCTGCAGCATGTCCATGACTTCGGCGCCGCGCACTTCGCCCACCACCACCCGATCGGGCCGCATCCGCAGGCTGTTGCGGATCAGTTCGCGGATGCTGACCGCGCCGCTGCCATCAAACCCGCCCTGACGCGATTCCAGCCGCACCACGTGCGGATGGTTCAACGACAGTTCGGCGGTGTCTTCCACCGTCACCACGCGCTCCGTTTCCGGAATGAAAAACGCCAGCGCGTTCAAGAGCGAGGTCTTGCCCGAGCTGGTGCCGCCCGACACCAGCACGTTGCAGCGGTTCTTCACCGCTTCGTGCAGCAGCCGATAGATGTCTTCGTCGAAGGTGCCCAGCGTCAGCAGGTCGGCGGGCTTGAGCGGATCTTGGCGAAACTTGCGGATGGACACCATCGGGCCGTCCACGGCCAGCGGTTCAATCACCACATTCAAGCGGCCGCCGTCGGGCAGGCGCGCGTCCACCATGGGGCTGGACTCGTCCAGCCGCCGGCCGATGGGCGCCAGGATGCGGCGCACGATGCGCAGCACATGCTGGTTGTCGGTGAAGCGCAGGGTCTCGCGCGCCAGCACCCCGCGCCGCGACACGAAGACGTTGTCGTAGCCGTTGATCAGAATATCTTCAACGGCCGGGTCGGCCAGCAGGTCTTCCAGCGGCCCTAGGCCCGCCAATTCCTTGGTGAGCGCCTCGGCAATCTGGCGCATCTCGCCTTCGTTGATCGGCACGCGGCGCAAGCGCACGAAGCTGGCGACTTCGATGTCGACGAATTCCTGGATCGCCGAATGGGCCCAACGGCCGAACTCGGCGCCCAGTTCCTCGATACGGGACAGCAGGTGTTCGTATGCCGCCGTCTTGACTTCCTGAAAGCGGTTCGACGAAGCAAAGCCCTTGTCGCCGTCACCGCCGAATTCTATGGTTGCTGTCATGATCATGTCGGATTCCGCCGCCGCCCCGTGAATCTTGCCGTTAACCGACGATCATGCGGCGGTGCACGCCCGGTAGCCAGGTGGCCAACCAGCTTGCCCGCCCGCCGGGAGAGTTCTCTTCCGCGCAGAGTTTTTCCGCCAGGGTCTGCACCGCGCGCACATACACGTCGCGTTCGGCTTCTTCGTGCAGCAGGTGGCCCTGGTTCGTGCAGACCATCAACGCCAGCGTGCGGTCGGGCAAGGTGCCCACCAGTTCCAACTGAAAGCGGTCGGCGATCTGCTGCGCGGTCATGCCATAGCGTTCGTCGTAACGGTTGACGATCAGGCCCAGGCTGCGGCGGTCCACATGCAGTTGCTCAAGCTCTTGCAGCAGGCCGGCCAGCGACACCAGCGCCCCGACGCTTTGGTCGGTCACTATCCAGTTCTGTTGAGACGAACGCGCCAGCCCCGCCACGAACTCCGGGTTCGTGAAGCCGCCCGCATCCGCAACGACCACGCCGAAGTGCTGGCGCATGCGCTCAAACACCAACAGGGAGTCGGACTGCGACACGTCGCGCATCTGGGCAAGGTCGCGCGGCAACGCCAGCACGCTCAGGCCGTTGGCGGTGTGCGCCATCGCCGAACCCAGCAAGGTGGAGTCCAGGCGGCGCAGGTTGCGCGCGGCTTCGGCAAAATCAAAGTCACTGCCGATATTCAGGTAGAGCTGGCAATCGCCCACGGGCCAGCCCAGGTCCATCAAGGCCACGCGGCTGGCCAGCGGCAGCATGGCGCCGCTTTGCTCGGCCGGCTTGGCGGGCTTGGCGCCGTTGGCCGCGCTGCGCGCGGCATGCATCTGCTTCAAGCGGTCTTGCACCATGCCGGCCAGATGCACGGCCAGCGTGCTGGTGCCCACGCCGGGACGCGCGCCCAACAGCAGCACGCTGCGCCGCGACCCATCCATGCGGCCGCCGCCCGACGGCACATCCAACAGACGCAACACCACGTCTTTCACTTCCTCGGGGGCAACGGTGGGGTCGACAAAATCGCTGACGCCGGCCCGCAACGCGGCGATGGCGCCTTCGGGCTGGCTCAGCAAACCCACCGCCACGCGCGGCACGGTGGGCGCAATGCGCGCCAACACGCGCGCCAGCTCCGCCGACTTGAACAACTTGCCCGGTTCGTCTTCGCTTAGCGTGAAGTCCAGAAACACCACCTGCGGTGCAATCTCGGCCAAGCGCCGCGCCAGCTCTTCGATGCCCGGGGTTTCCTGGGTCAACATGCCCATATCCCCCAGCGCCTGTCCAAGCTGCGCGGCTACACCATCACCTTTGGAGCAAAACAGGAACCGCTTGCCGTTTTGCAGGCCAACCCACTCGCTGGCATGTGTCTTCATATTACTCACCGTGAAAAGCCCGGCATTTGCTGCCCGCTTGCCGGGCCCATCAGGTAATAGCCCCAGGCATTGAAAGTTGAATCCGCCGCCTCTTGCCGCCCGCCCGGCAGCGGCAGCGTCACGCCGCGCGCAATCGGGCGCACCAGGCGCGGGGTTACGATGATCACCAGTTCGGTGTCTTCTTGCGAGTAGTCGACGCTGCGGAAGAACGCACCGATGATCGGCAGGTCGCCCAGCATCGGCACTTTGTTGACCATGGCCTTGGTCTGCCGCGACACCAGCCCGCTGATCACGAAGCTTTCGCCGTCGCCCAGTTCAACGGTGGTGTCCGCGCGGCGTGTGCGCAGTGCCGGAATGATCGTGCTGCTGTCCGAACTGGTGTTGATGGCGATGCCGTTGCTGTAGTCCAGTTCACTGGCCTCGGGCGCGACCTTCAACGAAATGCGATCGCGCGACAGCACGGTGGGCGTCACGGTCAGGCCGATACCAAATGGCTTGAAGGTGACCGTGGTGGTGCCCAGGCCGCCCGCTTCCGGAATTGGCAATTCGCCGCCCGCCAGGAAGCTGGCGCTTTGGCCCGTCAGCGCCACCAGCGTGGGCTCGGCCAGCACGCGCGCCATGCCGTTGCTTTGCAACAGGCGCAGGCGCGCCGCAAAATTGTTCGAGTCGTAGAACAGCGAAAATCCAGAGGCGATGGCGCCGCCGGGTGTAAAGCCCAGAGGGGAACCCAGACCGGCCGGCGACTGGGCGCTGGTGCCTGCCCACGGGCCATTGCTGGCGGCGAAGTTGATGCCGGCCTGCTTCATCACCGACCGCGATACTTCCACCACCTTGACCTCGACCTGGACCACGCCCCCCGTGCCGGCAGTGGACACGTCCACCACGTTCTTGTCGCCCACGGCCGCGGCCGCGGCTTTCGCGGCGGCGATCTGTGCCAGGGGCGTTTCGGCGTAGCCGGAAACCACCGCCCGGTCACCGGCGATGTCGACGTTGACGCCGCCGTCGATGCCCCGGCTGGCCAGCGCGGCCTGCACCGACGAGGCCACGCGCACATTCCAGATCTGCGGCGCGGCGTTGTTGCCGGTCCATATCTGAAGCTGCGTGGTGCCTGCCTTCTTGCCGTACAGCAGCAGCGAGCCCGCGCGCTTGCCCGAGGCCGGCAGGATTTTCACGTCGGCCACCTCGGGGTCCCCGATGGCGATGCGGCGCGGCGTGGCGCCGTCAAGCATGAGCGATTGCTGGCCCTTGACGGCCACCGCGATATCACGGACAGGCGCATTCGCGCCTGTCGCGGGCGCGCCGGTTTGCGCCAGGCCGACGACACCGTATGTCATCGCCGCCGCGGCCGACAGGACGCAAGTCATGGTGGTGCGCTGATATCTCTTCATTGTGCCGGATCTAGTTATTTTGAAAGGTCCAGCCGCGGGCGGCACCTGGCCACGCGCAGCGATGGTCAATAGCGAACGCGCTCGGATTTATCTCCCCGCAGGATTTCGATGGTTCTGCCGCCGCCTTTGCCGCCTGTCGCCGCCACGCGGTTGACGGGGGCTTGGGCCGCGGGCGTGGTGCCTTCAAGCTGCAGCAGGCTGTCGCCCGCGTACGCACGATTGGGACCGTCCTGCAAGGCCTCGCGCTGCGCCGGGGTCAGGTCGGCGCGGGTCGCCAACACCGTGCCGCGCTTGGCGAACAGCGTCTCGTCGGGCACCGCGTCGTCGCCCACCGGGCGCAAAGCCAATTGCAGGCGGCCGGCGCGGCTGGCCAGGATCAGCTCGTTGATGTGTTCGACGGGCACCGCCAGCACCGCGGTGCGCGCCGGCTGGCTGGGGCCTTGTTGCAGCACCGACTTTTCTTCCGGGCCATCCACCGAGGCCTTGCCGTAGGCCAGCACGCGCAATTGCGCCTGAAGCAGCCGGGCCTGGCCTCCCGAAATTTCCTGGTTCTTTTCCACCATGAAGAACACGTCCACCATGTCGCCGGGCGCGATGCGGTTGCCGCCACCGATTACTTCGTCAACCGCGATCGCCACGGCGCGCTCGCCGGGCTTGAGCTGCCTGGCCAGGCCTTGCGCCAAAAGGCTGGGCACGATGGGGTCACCCGGCGCAACGTCCACGCGCGTCACCGAGCCTTCCAAGGGCGCCAGGGTGTCGAAGCTGTTGGACAACGCCACCTGCCATTGCGCCAACGTCAGCATTTTTTCGGCGTCTATGCGGGTGCCGGCGGGAATGGCCTCTTTGGCCACCACCACGGGATAAAACTTGACGGGCGGCGCGACCGGCGCGGGCGCCGTGGCCACCGGAACCGGGCTGGCTGGCGGTGCGCTGGGTTGGGACGCCAGGCGCCAAGCCAGGAAGGCCAGCACCAGACCCGCCACCAACAACACGCCCGCGATGATCTTGCTAAGACTGCTCATGGTGTCCCTTGCGATATCTGTACGATGGCTTTCGACGACAACCTGCTTGGAACCCAGTCCTTGTTGGTGCCGGGCAACAGGACGATGAACGACTGCAAGGTGGCCAGCAAGGGCCAGGATTGCGTGTTGTAGGTCATGGCGACGGTGGCGCAGTTGGCGACTTGGCCACCGGATCCGGTCCATGTGCACGGGGCACTGGTGGTCGCGCAGGCCACGGCCGAACCCGAGGAAAAGACGCTCATGGCAGCGGTGCAGGCATCGCCCTGCACGTTCGGGCTGCCCGTGATCTGGGCGTGTACGGCGGCGCGCGCGCCTTCGCCGGCGGCGGCCGCCAGTTGTTGCTGCATCCAGAACAGCACACCGTAGCCGACCACCGCGCAGATGAAGATCAGCAGCATGGTCAAGGTCAACGACAGCTCAAGCGCGGCAATGCCGCGTTGACGGATCAATGGCGCGCAAAAGCGTCGTGGATGGCGAGGAGCACGGCGGGCGGGCTTGGGCAGGCTCATGTCAGCCCCCTACGCCCAGAGTGTTGCCCAGGTGGACCGTGGCGCGCGCGCTCAACACGCTGGAAGCCGGCATCATGGCCAACTGCAACAGCGGGAACGACGGAATCAAGGGGTTCGCGCCATAGGCGTAGGACACCGTCACTTCAATCTGGTCGGGCGCCAGGGGCTGGCCGCTGCAGGTGCCGCCAGCGCTGCTGCTCAAGGCGC
It contains:
- a CDS encoding TadE/TadG family type IV pilus assembly protein, which codes for MSLPKPARRAPRHPRRFCAPLIRQRGIAALELSLTLTMLLIFICAVVGYGVLFWMQQQLAAAAGEGARAAVHAQITGSPNVQGDACTAAMSVFSSGSAVACATTSAPCTWTGSGGQVANCATVAMTYNTQSWPLLATLQSFIVLLPGTNKDWVPSRLSSKAIVQISQGTP
- the cpaB gene encoding Flp pilus assembly protein CpaB; this translates as MSSLSKIIAGVLLVAGLVLAFLAWRLASQPSAPPASPVPVATAPAPVAPPVKFYPVVVAKEAIPAGTRIDAEKMLTLAQWQVALSNSFDTLAPLEGSVTRVDVAPGDPIVPSLLAQGLARQLKPGERAVAIAVDEVIGGGNRIAPGDMVDVFFMVEKNQEISGGQARLLQAQLRVLAYGKASVDGPEEKSVLQQGPSQPARTAVLAVPVEHINELILASRAGRLQLALRPVGDDAVPDETLFAKRGTVLATRADLTPAQREALQDGPNRAYAGDSLLQLEGTTPAAQAPVNRVAATGGKGGGRTIEILRGDKSERVRY